The nucleotide window CCAGCGAGTCTATAAGGGCGAAATTCTTTATAAAAATTCGGTTCAGCATAATAAAAATGAGCTTTAAGAATTCCTAAAGCTCTACAAAAATATTGGTTAATAGTTGATGGCGCAAGTTATTTCCAGTTATTCCAGCGCGCTTCCGTATTCTTTGGAGAAAGCGTGATCATAAGCTGTTTAAGGTCATTCATGTTGACAGCTCCGTTATTCCGGGAATCAAAAATATTATAAATTTCAGCTGCTTTTGTATCCAGGAACAGATTAATGGCATAATTCTGCTGGAAGGAGTTTTCAAACTGCCTGAGTGCCATCAGCGCATCTGCAATCACTTTCTTTGGGCTGGACTGGTCCTGGTTGTACATATTATCGAGTCCGGAGCGGTGATAGTTGTAAAAAACAATCCGAACCGGATTGTACGAAGGTGCAATAATCCCGTCGATCAGGGCGCCTCTGGTGCGGGGACCTTCCACCACGGACCAGCCTTCGTAGCCTTTGTTCATGGCATTACGCGAAATTTGCTGCGCTTTTGTGAAATGGGGCTGACCGCCCATAGACTGAAAACTGTCGGCATCATAACCCAAAATCAGATAGACATAGAAACTGATGATGTCTGTGAGGTTTTTGCCGGAAAACTGACGCTCGTTGAAGATGAGGTTTTCGTTCTCAACATATTCAAAATCGATTTTGGTGTCATTAACATTCATAAGCGGCGACTCATATGTGGAGTTAAACACCGGTCTTACTGCCTGCACCACCAGGGTGCCGTTGAAACGGTTTCCTTCGCGGCCGGTAATGACAAAGGCGAAATTGGATTTCACTTTTTCAAAGTTCTGAAGCCTTTTTCCTGTCCAACTGGTTTTGTTGATGAAATCACGCACATTTTTCTCAAGTGTTCT belongs to Chryseobacterium sp. and includes:
- a CDS encoding DUF4835 family protein, whose protein sequence is MKNFLSIFILLLFSGSAFAQEIMANVTVNAQQLSGSNQQVYRTLEKNVRDFINKTSWTGKRLQNFEKVKSNFAFVITGREGNRFNGTLVVQAVRPVFNSTYESPLMNVNDTKIDFEYVENENLIFNERQFSGKNLTDIISFYVYLILGYDADSFQSMGGQPHFTKAQQISRNAMNKGYEGWSVVEGPRTRGALIDGIIAPSYNPVRIVFYNYHRSGLDNMYNQDQSSPKKVIADALMALRQFENSFQQNYAINLFLDTKAAEIYNIFDSRNNGAVNMNDLKQLMITLSPKNTEARWNNWK